A window of the Salipiger sp. H15 genome harbors these coding sequences:
- a CDS encoding DUF302 domain-containing protein: MTGFGTDVTLERPFDEALEAVTAALAAEGFGVISRIDLDKAFAEKLGKDFRRYTILGACNPGLAHRAVTARPDVGLLLPCNVTVEEAPGGALVRLVDAGQMMGMGDLGQVPEITELAADAGARLARVAEALRKG; encoded by the coding sequence ATGACCGGCTTCGGAACCGACGTGACCCTCGAGCGCCCCTTCGACGAGGCGCTCGAGGCGGTGACCGCGGCGCTTGCCGCCGAGGGCTTCGGGGTGATCTCGCGGATCGACCTCGACAAGGCCTTTGCCGAGAAGCTCGGCAAGGACTTCCGCCGCTACACCATCCTCGGGGCCTGCAACCCCGGCCTCGCCCACCGGGCCGTCACCGCGCGGCCCGACGTGGGGCTGCTGCTGCCCTGCAACGTGACCGTCGAGGAAGCCCCCGGCGGCGCGCTGGTGCGGCTGGTCGACGCGGGACAGATGATGGGAATGGGCGATCTCGGGCAGGTGCCCGAGATCACCGAACTGGCCGCCGACGCGGGCGCGCGCCTCGCCCGGGTCGCCGAGGCGCTGCGCAAGGGCTGA
- the mnmD gene encoding tRNA (5-methylaminomethyl-2-thiouridine)(34)-methyltransferase MnmD, which translates to MSQPDAPEWRDGDVPVSPRFDDPYYSLENGLSETRHTFHAGNGLPARLRDGFHVAELGFGTGLNLLATLALWRESGVAGQLRFTTFEAFPLAAADMLRAQAPFPELAPIAAELAPFWQAEARAFTLPDLRFTMVEGDARQTLPAWPEQADAWFLDGFSPAKNPELWGPELMGEVARHTAPGGSAATYTAAGHVRRALAEAGFEVERRPGHGRKRHMTVARKP; encoded by the coding sequence ATGAGCCAGCCCGACGCCCCCGAGTGGCGCGACGGAGACGTCCCCGTCTCGCCGCGTTTCGACGATCCCTACTATTCGCTGGAAAACGGGCTGTCGGAGACCCGGCACACCTTCCACGCGGGCAATGGCCTGCCAGCGCGGCTGAGGGACGGCTTCCACGTGGCGGAACTGGGCTTCGGCACCGGGCTCAACCTGCTGGCGACGCTCGCGCTCTGGCGCGAGAGCGGCGTGGCGGGGCAGCTGCGCTTCACCACCTTCGAGGCCTTCCCGCTCGCCGCCGCCGACATGCTGCGCGCGCAGGCCCCCTTCCCCGAGCTGGCGCCGATCGCCGCCGAGCTGGCGCCCTTCTGGCAGGCCGAGGCGCGCGCCTTCACCCTGCCCGACCTGCGCTTCACCATGGTCGAGGGCGACGCGCGGCAGACCCTGCCGGCGTGGCCCGAGCAGGCCGACGCGTGGTTCCTCGACGGCTTCTCGCCCGCCAAGAACCCCGAGCTCTGGGGGCCTGAGCTGATGGGCGAGGTCGCCCGCCACACAGCGCCGGGCGGCAGCGCCGCCACCTACACCGCCGCGGGCCACGTGCGCCGCGCGCTGGCCGAGGCCGGGTTCGAGGTCGAACGCCGCCCCGGCCATGGACGAAAGCGCCACATGACCGTGGCAAGGAAACCCTGA
- a CDS encoding amidohydrolase, with translation MTHADEMARIADEAKTWRRTLHEKPELLYELHTTAAFVAEKLKGFGVDEIETGIAKTGIVALIRGAKGEGPVIGLRADMDALPMDEKTNLPYASKVPGMMHACGHDGHTATLLAAARYLCETRDFAGTVALIFQPAEEGGAGARTMIEEGILERFGIGAVYAMHNQPGLPVGQFATRPGPLMAGGDRFVVTVSGRGGHASAPTKSIDPVVAAAHLIASAQTLVSRFSDPFDQVVVSITWLEAGSGGALNVIPDTAIFGGTIRTMNSATRAEIEAHLRRMLKAGAEQFGCEAELDWRPGYPVTSNDAAKTALAVAAAAAVAGAQNVDDNCDALMGSEDFSYLLEKRPGAILWYGNGDSAELHNAAYNFDDGAILPGMRFWVELVSRELAG, from the coding sequence GTGACCCACGCAGACGAGATGGCCCGCATCGCAGACGAGGCGAAAACCTGGCGACGAACCCTGCACGAGAAGCCCGAGCTGCTCTACGAGCTTCACACCACCGCCGCCTTCGTCGCGGAGAAGCTGAAGGGCTTCGGCGTCGACGAGATCGAGACCGGCATCGCCAAGACCGGCATCGTCGCCCTGATCCGCGGCGCGAAGGGCGAGGGCCCGGTGATCGGCCTGCGCGCCGACATGGACGCGCTGCCGATGGACGAGAAGACCAACCTTCCCTATGCCTCGAAAGTGCCCGGCATGATGCATGCCTGCGGCCATGACGGGCACACCGCGACGCTGCTCGCCGCCGCGCGCTACCTTTGCGAGACCCGCGACTTCGCCGGCACCGTCGCGCTGATCTTCCAGCCCGCCGAGGAGGGCGGCGCCGGGGCGCGCACGATGATCGAGGAGGGCATCCTCGAGCGCTTCGGCATCGGTGCGGTCTATGCCATGCACAACCAGCCCGGCCTGCCGGTCGGCCAGTTCGCCACGCGGCCCGGCCCGCTGATGGCGGGGGGCGACCGCTTCGTCGTCACGGTGAGCGGGCGCGGCGGCCATGCCTCGGCCCCGACCAAGTCGATCGACCCGGTGGTCGCGGCGGCGCATCTCATCGCCTCGGCGCAGACGCTGGTCTCGCGCTTCTCGGATCCGTTCGACCAGGTGGTCGTGTCGATCACCTGGCTCGAGGCGGGCTCGGGCGGCGCGCTCAACGTGATCCCCGACACCGCGATCTTCGGCGGCACGATCCGCACGATGAACTCGGCGACCCGCGCCGAGATCGAGGCGCACCTGCGGCGGATGCTGAAGGCCGGTGCCGAGCAGTTCGGCTGCGAGGCCGAGCTCGACTGGCGGCCGGGCTACCCGGTGACCTCCAACGACGCGGCCAAGACGGCCCTCGCGGTGGCCGCCGCCGCCGCGGTCGCGGGGGCGCAGAACGTCGATGACAATTGCGACGCGCTGATGGGCTCGGAGGATTTCTCCTACCTGCTCGAGAAGCGACCGGGCGCGATCCTCTGGTACGGCAACGGCGACAGCGCCGAGCTGCACAATGCCGCCTACAACTTCGACGATGGCGCGATCCTGCCGGGGATGCGCTTCTGGGTCGAGCTGGTCTCGCGCGAGCTGGCGGGCTGA
- a CDS encoding HAD-IA family hydrolase: MTLITPPPPATRTALPAGLVIFDCDGVLIDSEMIASRLLAEALREAGAEITAAEAHVRFTGGARGEMLAICRDELGILAAEEVIARWEARLFPAFHAELQPVPGIEALIAALGRPVCVASNSRIARLEASLGRLPLNARFGDHVYSAEMGARPKPAPDLVLHCLARMGVPAPEAVMIDDSPHGIEAARAAGVTAIGFVTPGDPRPGRAALLRAAGAAEVAHGAGDLAELLLA, translated from the coding sequence ATGACCCTCATAACCCCGCCGCCCCCCGCGACCCGGACGGCCCTGCCCGCCGGGCTGGTGATCTTCGACTGCGACGGCGTGCTGATCGACAGCGAGATGATCGCCTCGCGCCTGCTGGCCGAGGCGCTGCGCGAGGCCGGGGCCGAGATCACCGCCGCCGAGGCCCATGTCCGCTTCACCGGCGGCGCGCGCGGCGAGATGCTGGCGATCTGCCGCGACGAGCTTGGCATCCTCGCGGCGGAAGAGGTGATCGCGCGGTGGGAGGCCCGGCTCTTTCCCGCGTTCCACGCCGAGCTGCAGCCGGTGCCGGGGATCGAGGCGCTGATCGCCGCGCTCGGCCGCCCGGTCTGCGTCGCCTCGAACAGCCGCATCGCACGGCTCGAGGCCTCGCTCGGCCGCCTGCCGCTCAACGCCCGTTTCGGCGACCATGTCTATTCTGCCGAGATGGGCGCCCGGCCGAAGCCCGCGCCGGACCTCGTGCTGCACTGCCTCGCGCGCATGGGCGTGCCCGCGCCGGAGGCGGTGATGATCGACGACAGCCCGCACGGCATCGAGGCCGCCCGCGCCGCCGGGGTGACCGCCATCGGCTTCGTCACCCCCGGCGATCCGCGCCCCGGCCGCGCTGCGCTGCTGCGTGCCGCGGGGGCCGCCGAGGTCGCCCATGGCGCCGGGGATCTGGCGGAGCTCCTGCTCGCCTGA
- a CDS encoding FAD-dependent oxidoreductase, which translates to MASGLGNVDVTVRGAGIFGLSTAWACLERGAKVRVVDPFGAGSGSSGGQVGALAPHVPENWNPKKAFQLESLLMAAEFWAGVEAAGGVSAGYGRLGRLQPLADDKATELARARELTARELWGDTAVWKVIPVAEAGAWAPVSPSGLLVRDTLTARMSPRRACAALVAALAARGVEVVPEAEDAGRVVWAAGWRGLGALSEALGRNVGTGVKGQSVSLRFDAGEVPQIYAEGLHVVPHADGTVAIGSTSERDFDDPASTDGQCDDLIARAVLAVPALDGAEVIERWAGVRPRARSRAPMLGAWPGRAGHFIANGGFKIGFGMGPKVAEVMADLLLDGRDAIPEGFRVEDSL; encoded by the coding sequence ATGGCAAGCGGGCTTGGGAACGTGGATGTGACGGTGCGCGGGGCAGGGATTTTCGGCCTGTCGACGGCCTGGGCCTGCCTCGAGCGGGGGGCGAAGGTGCGCGTCGTCGACCCCTTCGGCGCGGGCTCGGGATCGAGCGGCGGGCAGGTCGGCGCGCTGGCCCCGCATGTGCCCGAGAACTGGAACCCCAAGAAGGCCTTCCAGCTCGAGAGCCTGCTGATGGCGGCGGAGTTCTGGGCCGGGGTCGAGGCGGCGGGCGGCGTCTCGGCGGGCTACGGGCGGCTCGGGCGGTTGCAGCCGCTGGCGGATGACAAGGCGACCGAGCTGGCGCGGGCGCGCGAGCTCACGGCGCGGGAACTCTGGGGCGACACTGCCGTCTGGAAGGTGATCCCTGTCGCCGAGGCGGGCGCATGGGCCCCGGTCTCGCCCTCGGGCCTTCTGGTGCGCGACACGCTGACCGCGCGGATGAGCCCGCGCCGGGCCTGCGCGGCGCTGGTCGCGGCGCTGGCGGCGCGCGGCGTCGAGGTGGTGCCCGAGGCAGAGGATGCGGGCCGCGTCGTCTGGGCGGCGGGCTGGCGCGGGCTCGGGGCGCTGTCGGAGGCGCTCGGCCGGAACGTCGGCACCGGGGTGAAGGGCCAGTCGGTCAGCCTGCGCTTCGACGCGGGCGAGGTGCCGCAGATCTACGCCGAGGGGCTGCACGTGGTGCCCCATGCCGACGGCACCGTGGCGATCGGCTCGACCTCGGAGCGGGATTTCGACGATCCCGCCTCGACCGACGGGCAATGCGATGATCTCATCGCCCGCGCGGTGCTGGCGGTGCCCGCGCTCGACGGTGCCGAGGTGATCGAACGCTGGGCCGGGGTGCGCCCGCGCGCCCGCAGCCGCGCGCCGATGCTGGGCGCATGGCCCGGGCGCGCGGGGCATTTCATCGCCAATGGCGGCTTCAAGATCGGCTTCGGCATGGGGCCGAAGGTGGCCGAGGTCATGGCCGACCTGCTGCTCGACGGGCGCGATGCGATCCCCGAGGGCTTCCGGGTCGAAGATTCCCTCTGA
- a CDS encoding glycerophosphodiester phosphodiesterase family protein has product MTRITGHRGARNLWAENSLTGFAEVLKLGVDAVEFDVHLTGAGELVVIHDATLERTTEAEGEVRALSPEARAATRLKDSTDVIPTLDEVLDLLAPHKDLDLHVEIKLDAQNRPYPGIAAKVAEALLARGLASRSHLTSFDLGILCDCRQHAPQIRRLVSADAMWVEKQGGLEGFIEAVSDLVDIVALRHDFLAAHWDEVLRLWPIERLCAWTVNDAETMQAWLGRGVGHLTSDRPDLALALRRGVPA; this is encoded by the coding sequence ATGACCCGCATCACCGGCCATCGCGGCGCCCGCAACCTCTGGGCCGAGAACTCGCTCACCGGCTTTGCCGAGGTGCTGAAACTGGGCGTCGACGCCGTGGAATTCGACGTGCACCTGACGGGCGCGGGCGAGCTCGTGGTGATCCACGACGCCACGCTCGAGCGCACCACCGAGGCCGAGGGCGAGGTCCGCGCGCTGTCGCCCGAGGCCCGCGCCGCGACGCGGCTGAAGGACAGCACCGACGTGATCCCGACGCTGGACGAGGTGCTGGACCTGCTGGCGCCGCACAAGGATCTCGACCTGCACGTCGAAATCAAGCTCGACGCGCAGAACCGGCCCTATCCCGGCATCGCCGCGAAGGTGGCGGAGGCGCTGCTCGCCCGCGGGCTCGCCAGCCGCAGCCACCTGACCTCCTTCGATCTCGGCATCCTCTGCGACTGCCGCCAGCACGCGCCGCAGATCCGGCGGCTGGTCTCGGCCGACGCGATGTGGGTCGAGAAGCAGGGCGGGCTCGAAGGTTTCATCGAAGCCGTCTCGGATCTCGTCGACATCGTCGCGCTGCGCCACGATTTCCTTGCCGCGCATTGGGACGAGGTGCTGCGCCTCTGGCCCATCGAGCGGCTCTGCGCCTGGACGGTGAACGATGCCGAGACGATGCAGGCCTGGCTGGGCCGCGGCGTCGGCCACCTCACCTCGGACCGGCCCGACCTCGCGCTCGCCCTGCGCCGCGGCGTGCCCGCATGA
- a CDS encoding ABC transporter permease, translated as MTLAMDTPKPRNPVLVRLAAIPGSVAFGLIWLAAVLLCAAFADLLRPYDITQMDLMARLSPPGTPGHWLGTDELGRDVLSRLIQSVRVSLVIAFGATLLSALFGTALGFLAAQFRGWVEHVVVMLADFQAALPFLIMSLAVLAFFGSSMGLLVCLMGFYGWERYARIARGLAISAGAQGYAAAVVQLGATPARIYLRHILPNVASTLIVSMTLTFPEIILMESGLSFLGLGVQPPETSLGNMVGFGREYLTTAPWVMLAPAVVIMLTTLSISLVGDWLRDRLDPTIR; from the coding sequence ATGACCCTTGCCATGGACACCCCGAAACCCCGCAACCCGGTGCTGGTGCGGCTCGCCGCGATCCCCGGCAGCGTCGCCTTCGGCCTGATCTGGCTGGCCGCGGTGCTGCTCTGCGCCGCCTTCGCCGACCTCCTCCGGCCCTATGACATCACCCAGATGGACCTCATGGCCCGGCTCTCGCCGCCGGGCACGCCGGGGCACTGGCTGGGCACCGACGAGCTGGGGCGCGACGTGCTCTCGCGGCTGATCCAGTCGGTGCGCGTCTCGCTGGTCATCGCCTTCGGCGCGACCCTGCTCTCGGCGCTCTTCGGCACCGCGCTCGGCTTTCTCGCGGCGCAGTTCCGCGGCTGGGTCGAGCACGTGGTGGTCATGCTCGCCGACTTCCAGGCGGCGCTGCCGTTCCTCATCATGTCGCTGGCGGTGCTGGCCTTCTTCGGCTCGTCGATGGGGCTGCTGGTCTGCCTCATGGGGTTCTACGGCTGGGAGCGCTACGCCCGCATCGCCCGGGGCCTCGCGATCTCGGCGGGTGCGCAGGGCTATGCCGCCGCCGTGGTGCAACTGGGCGCGACTCCGGCGCGGATCTACCTGAGGCACATCCTGCCCAACGTCGCCTCGACCCTCATCGTGTCGATGACGCTGACCTTCCCCGAGATCATCCTCATGGAGTCGGGCCTGTCGTTCCTCGGCCTCGGCGTGCAGCCGCCCGAGACCAGCCTCGGCAACATGGTCGGCTTCGGCCGCGAATACCTCACCACCGCGCCCTGGGTGATGCTCGCCCCCGCCGTGGTCATCATGCTCACCACCCTCTCGATCAGCCTCGTCGGCGACTGGCTGCGCGACAGGCTCGACCCGACCATCCGCTGA
- a CDS encoding class I SAM-dependent methyltransferase: MTANPYELTGFYDTAIAAGRHREIVGGRWEETGRIEMAILREAGLLPHHHLLDIGAGSLRLGCKAVPYLEPGHYWATDASRKIMLAGHAAELEDPARLDPAQLVEDARFEFPGIAPGITHAIAFAVFPHLPMAYLRRALTNLHRFAELESFLFTVFLAPDPVTAMRPYRQPDGVVTHDIRAPYHILAEDVAHLAQGSGWQVSRSDVMLPRGQVLFTARPLRA; the protein is encoded by the coding sequence GTGACCGCAAATCCCTATGAACTGACCGGCTTCTACGACACCGCCATTGCCGCCGGCCGGCACCGGGAAATCGTCGGCGGCCGCTGGGAGGAGACCGGGCGGATCGAGATGGCGATCCTGCGCGAGGCCGGGCTGCTGCCGCATCACCACCTGCTCGACATCGGCGCCGGCTCGCTGCGCCTCGGCTGCAAGGCCGTGCCCTATCTCGAGCCCGGCCACTACTGGGCGACGGACGCCTCGCGCAAGATCATGCTGGCGGGCCACGCCGCCGAGCTCGAGGACCCGGCGCGGCTCGACCCGGCGCAGCTGGTCGAGGACGCGCGCTTCGAGTTCCCCGGCATCGCGCCCGGCATCACCCATGCCATCGCCTTCGCGGTCTTCCCGCACCTGCCGATGGCCTACCTGCGCCGCGCGCTGACCAACCTGCACCGCTTCGCGGAACTCGAGAGCTTCCTCTTCACCGTCTTCCTCGCCCCCGACCCGGTGACCGCGATGCGCCCGTACCGCCAGCCCGACGGGGTGGTGACGCATGACATCCGCGCGCCCTACCACATCCTCGCCGAGGACGTGGCGCATCTCGCGCAGGGCAGCGGTTGGCAGGTGAGCCGGAGCGACGTGATGCTGCCGCGCGGACAGGTGCTGTTCACCGCGCGGCCGCTGCGGGCCTAG
- a CDS encoding peptidylprolyl isomerase encodes MKIGTVLRSPLLHFFILGGLVFGLYALMAPPQAPGSRDDVLHLTEDEANRLADGFLAAWGRPPTEAESRGLVRDWATEEAMVREALTLGLDKGDAMIRNRLRAKMEFLAEAPAATMEPDDTALQAFYAENAAQYARPAQISFQQVLLPPEASPEEVAALRAELAQGADPAGLGRATMLPPAIEDMAATAVERVFGGGFGTAVAALPLGEWSGPVPSGYGAHLVRLDALREASLPPLEAERAKVLADWRSAEARKMRAAFTDQLLSRYTLDLPQDQPLPDAQQ; translated from the coding sequence ATGAAGATCGGCACCGTCCTCCGCTCCCCGCTCCTGCACTTCTTCATCCTCGGCGGGCTGGTCTTCGGGCTCTACGCGCTTATGGCCCCGCCGCAGGCGCCCGGCTCCCGCGACGACGTGCTGCACCTGACCGAGGACGAGGCGAACCGGCTCGCGGACGGCTTCCTCGCCGCCTGGGGCCGCCCACCGACCGAGGCGGAATCGCGCGGCCTCGTCCGCGACTGGGCCACCGAGGAGGCGATGGTGCGCGAGGCCCTGACGCTCGGGCTCGACAAGGGCGACGCGATGATCCGCAACCGCCTGCGCGCCAAGATGGAGTTCCTCGCCGAGGCCCCCGCCGCGACGATGGAGCCCGACGACACGGCACTTCAGGCCTTCTACGCCGAGAACGCCGCGCAGTACGCCCGGCCCGCGCAGATCAGCTTCCAGCAGGTGCTGCTGCCCCCGGAAGCCTCGCCGGAAGAGGTCGCCGCGCTGCGAGCAGAGCTTGCACAGGGCGCGGATCCCGCCGGGCTCGGCCGCGCGACCATGCTGCCGCCGGCGATCGAGGACATGGCCGCCACGGCGGTGGAGCGGGTCTTCGGCGGCGGCTTCGGCACGGCGGTCGCGGCGCTGCCGCTCGGGGAGTGGTCGGGCCCGGTGCCGAGTGGATACGGCGCCCATCTCGTCCGGCTGGATGCCCTGCGCGAGGCGAGCCTGCCGCCGCTCGAGGCGGAACGCGCCAAGGTGCTCGCCGACTGGCGTTCGGCCGAGGCGCGCAAGATGCGCGCGGCCTTCACCGACCAGCTGCTGAGCCGCTACACGCTCGACCTGCCGCAGGACCAGCCGCTGCCGGACGCGCAGCAATGA
- a CDS encoding DMT family transporter: protein MAQQNTRLGIWLMVLTTFIFSLQDGLSRHLSEATNVYMVTMVRYWFFAAFVLTLAARSKGGLRAAAHSGQPVLQAIRGVLLVLEICVMVSAFVYLGLVESHAVFACYPLLIAALSGPVLGEKVGWRRWTAIGIGFVGIVIILQPSGGVFSPLAAIPLLAATMFALYGLLTRRVARTDSAATSFFWTGVVGVLTATAIGMWFWEPMSGPDWAMMALLCLTGATGHYTLIKCYEVAEASAVQPFAYLQLVFASALGLTVFHEELRTNVVIGGAIIVCAGIFTLIRARKAEQR from the coding sequence ATGGCACAGCAGAACACGCGCCTCGGCATCTGGCTGATGGTGCTGACGACCTTCATCTTCTCGCTGCAGGACGGCCTGTCGCGGCACCTGTCGGAAGCCACCAACGTCTACATGGTGACGATGGTGCGCTACTGGTTCTTCGCCGCCTTCGTGCTGACCCTTGCCGCGCGCAGCAAGGGCGGGCTGCGCGCCGCCGCGCACAGCGGCCAGCCGGTGCTGCAGGCGATCCGCGGCGTGCTGCTGGTGCTCGAGATCTGCGTGATGGTCTCGGCCTTCGTCTATCTCGGCCTCGTCGAGAGCCACGCGGTCTTTGCCTGCTACCCGCTGCTGATCGCCGCCCTGTCGGGGCCGGTGCTGGGCGAGAAGGTCGGCTGGCGGCGCTGGACCGCGATCGGCATCGGCTTCGTCGGCATCGTCATCATCCTGCAGCCCTCGGGTGGGGTGTTCTCGCCGCTCGCGGCGATCCCGCTGCTGGCGGCGACCATGTTCGCGCTCTACGGGCTGCTGACCCGCCGCGTCGCCCGCACCGACAGCGCCGCAACCTCGTTCTTCTGGACCGGGGTGGTCGGCGTGCTGACCGCGACGGCGATCGGCATGTGGTTCTGGGAGCCGATGAGCGGGCCCGACTGGGCGATGATGGCGCTGCTCTGCCTGACCGGCGCGACCGGCCACTACACGCTGATCAAGTGCTACGAGGTCGCCGAAGCCTCGGCGGTGCAGCCCTTCGCCTACCTGCAGCTGGTCTTCGCCTCGGCGCTCGGTCTCACCGTCTTCCACGAGGAATTGCGCACCAACGTGGTGATCGGCGGGGCGATCATCGTCTGCGCGGGGATCTTCACGCTGATCCGCGCGCGCAAGGCCGAACAGCGCTAG
- a CDS encoding DUF3604 domain-containing protein — MARRFASLLLSTTLVATPLLAQVNTDAGTLYPEQIERFFNQPGYSPYAGRSFPTRPLWGEQHLHTAWSADAFAGGTRVGPDDALRYAKGAEITSSTGQQVKLSRPYDWMVVTDHSDAMGVVANIYEGDPEMLSDPQIKKWHDGMVEGGASASKVMMEMIAAQGEGKLPAAMTDNEVQFDIWKKMTEIVEGHNQPGIFSAIIGYEWSSNYGGGNNLHRNVIYRDDKYFADQVRPLTTFDTEQPRELWDWLQAYEDKTGGRVLAIPHNGNLSNGLMFATETPDGHPIDAAWAEKRARWEPLYEVTQGKGTSEQHPSLAPSDEFADFEIWDAGNLNVVPKEPGMIEYEYARQALKRGLKLEDEFGTNPFKFGLVGSTDAHTGVSSTEENNFWGKFPASEPSPERSTGNAFDFDGRTVKDWKLGASGLTAVWATENTRASIWDAMKRKEVYGTTGTRIGLRFFGGWEFAESDALGRTPANIGYAKGVPMGGDLMPAPEGATAPNFLVAALKDPFSGNLDRIQIVKGWVDAEGEMQEKIYDVAWSGDREPGEDGKVPPVGDTVDVATASFTNTIGAPELITVWTDPDFDPALDAFYYARVIEIPTPRWTAYDAAYFKDAAFTDDVPMTVTERAYSSPIWYAASK; from the coding sequence ATGGCACGCCGCTTCGCATCGCTCCTGCTTTCGACGACCCTTGTCGCCACGCCGCTGCTCGCGCAGGTGAACACCGACGCAGGCACGCTCTATCCCGAACAGATCGAGCGCTTCTTCAACCAGCCGGGCTATTCGCCCTATGCCGGGCGCAGCTTCCCGACCCGTCCGCTCTGGGGCGAGCAGCACCTGCACACCGCCTGGTCGGCCGACGCCTTCGCCGGCGGCACCCGGGTCGGCCCGGACGACGCGCTGCGCTATGCCAAGGGCGCCGAGATCACCTCGAGCACCGGCCAGCAGGTCAAGCTCTCGCGCCCCTATGACTGGATGGTGGTGACCGACCACTCCGACGCGATGGGCGTGGTCGCCAACATCTACGAGGGCGATCCCGAGATGCTCTCGGACCCGCAGATCAAGAAATGGCACGACGGCATGGTCGAGGGCGGGGCTTCGGCCAGCAAGGTCATGATGGAGATGATCGCCGCGCAGGGCGAGGGCAAGCTGCCCGCGGCGATGACCGACAACGAGGTGCAGTTCGACATCTGGAAGAAGATGACCGAGATCGTCGAGGGCCACAACCAGCCCGGCATCTTCTCGGCCATCATCGGCTACGAGTGGTCCTCGAACTACGGCGGCGGCAACAACCTGCACCGCAACGTCATCTACCGGGACGACAAGTATTTCGCCGACCAGGTGCGCCCGCTGACCACCTTCGACACCGAGCAGCCGCGCGAGCTCTGGGACTGGCTGCAGGCCTACGAGGACAAGACCGGCGGCCGGGTGCTGGCGATCCCGCACAACGGCAACCTGTCGAACGGGCTGATGTTCGCCACCGAGACCCCCGACGGCCACCCGATCGACGCCGCCTGGGCCGAGAAGCGCGCCCGCTGGGAGCCGCTCTACGAGGTCACCCAGGGCAAGGGCACCTCGGAGCAGCATCCCTCGCTCGCCCCCTCGGACGAGTTCGCCGACTTCGAGATCTGGGACGCCGGCAACCTCAACGTCGTGCCCAAGGAGCCGGGCATGATCGAGTATGAATACGCCCGCCAGGCGCTGAAGCGCGGCCTCAAGCTCGAGGACGAATTCGGCACCAACCCGTTCAAGTTCGGCCTCGTCGGCTCGACCGACGCGCATACCGGCGTGTCCTCGACCGAGGAGAACAACTTCTGGGGCAAGTTCCCGGCTTCCGAGCCCTCGCCCGAGCGCTCGACCGGCAACGCCTTCGACTTCGACGGGCGCACCGTCAAGGACTGGAAGCTCGGCGCCTCGGGCCTGACCGCGGTCTGGGCCACAGAGAACACCCGCGCCTCGATCTGGGACGCGATGAAGCGCAAGGAGGTCTACGGCACCACCGGCACGCGCATCGGCCTGCGCTTCTTCGGCGGCTGGGAGTTCGCCGAGTCCGACGCGCTCGGCCGCACCCCGGCCAACATCGGCTACGCCAAGGGCGTGCCGATGGGCGGAGACCTGATGCCCGCGCCCGAAGGCGCCACCGCGCCGAACTTCCTCGTCGCGGCGCTGAAGGATCCCTTCTCGGGCAACCTCGACCGCATCCAGATCGTCAAGGGCTGGGTCGATGCCGAGGGCGAGATGCAGGAGAAGATCTACGACGTGGCCTGGTCGGGGGATCGCGAACCCGGCGAGGATGGCAAGGTGCCGCCCGTCGGTGACACGGTCGACGTCGCGACGGCCTCCTTCACCAACACCATCGGCGCACCCGAGCTGATCACCGTCTGGACCGATCCCGATTTCGACCCGGCGCTCGACGCCTTCTACTACGCCCGGGTGATCGAGATCCCGACGCCGCGCTGGACGGCCTATGACGCCGCCTACTTCAAGGATGCGGCCTTCACCGACGACGTGCCGATGACCGTGACCGAGCGCGCCTACAGCTCGCCGATCTGGTACGCCGCGAGCAAGTGA